A single region of the Legionella oakridgensis ATCC 33761 = DSM 21215 genome encodes:
- a CDS encoding HIT family protein, whose product MSFLVDDRIASTCFELGDWPLSRVFLKNNAEFPWLILVPRVENMQDIEQLSQNQRYLFMDEISELSAIVRAYFKPDKLNIGALGNLVPQLHMHVIARFVDDKLWPHGVWQVAQPAQDYAPAERDELIQKLTNRIQSSSVFF is encoded by the coding sequence ATGTCTTTTCTTGTGGATGACCGCATTGCATCGACATGTTTTGAGCTGGGTGATTGGCCATTGTCGCGTGTATTTTTGAAAAATAATGCTGAATTTCCCTGGCTTATTTTGGTTCCCCGTGTGGAAAATATGCAAGATATTGAGCAATTATCACAAAATCAGCGTTATTTATTCATGGATGAAATCAGTGAATTGTCTGCTATTGTTCGTGCGTATTTTAAGCCGGATAAATTAAATATTGGCGCATTAGGCAATCTTGTTCCCCAATTACACATGCATGTGATCGCTCGCTTTGTGGATGATAAATTATGGCCACATGGCGTTTGGCAGGTTGCACAACCTGCTCAAGATTATGCGCCTGCTGAGCGTGATGAGTTGATTCAAAAACTTACAAACCGAATCCAATCCTCATCTGTATTCTTCTAA
- a CDS encoding P-II family nitrogen regulator, with the protein MKMITAIIKPFKLDDVHEALMEIGVPGITVSETRGFGRQKGHTELYRGAEYVVDFLPKIKIELALPDNMVELAIDAICKSAYTGKIGDGKIFVYDLQQVVRVRTGEVGEDALN; encoded by the coding sequence ATGAAAATGATTACCGCAATTATCAAACCTTTTAAACTGGATGATGTTCATGAGGCATTGATGGAAATTGGTGTTCCAGGCATTACGGTATCTGAAACCAGAGGTTTCGGACGACAAAAAGGTCATACCGAACTCTATCGGGGAGCGGAATATGTGGTTGATTTTTTACCTAAAATAAAAATTGAATTGGCACTGCCTGATAATATGGTTGAACTGGCCATCGATGCCATTTGCAAATCAGCCTATACCGGTAAAATTGGTGATGGCAAGATATTTGTTTATGATCTGCAGCAAGTGGTCAGAGTAAGAACGGGGGAAGTAGGGGAAGATGCATTAAATTGA
- a CDS encoding YifB family Mg chelatase-like AAA ATPase → MSLAIVKTRSALGIDAQPVSVEVHLSNGLPAFTIVGLAETAVKESKDRVRSAIINSQFDFPCRKITVNLAPADLPKTGGGFDLPIAIGILAASGQIPLHTLDSHEFIAELALNGNLRGISAIIPIVLASQRDQHQLIIAHANGKEASLAGQSYVKTADNLRAVCGYLSQDIPLHDLPERPKIEREDEHLDWSDIKGQAHAKRALEIAACGGHSILLSGPPGSGKTMLATRFRTLLPALSESQALECAAIRSIRGRTPDFSNWRQPPFRAPHHTASPVALVGGGNPPTPGEISLAHHGVLFLDELPEFHRQVLETLREPLESGHICISRAAIQTEFPARFQLLAAMNPCPCGQWGNPKATCLCTPDRISRYLAKLSGPLLDRIDLQVNVQALSEEELVKPNQTTAKESAKIRKIVEDIRRHQMARQGCINAALNTKDCEAVCLLGNKEQEFLSKTMKHFKLSARAFHRLLKVARTITDMRYGERVELSDLQQALSFKQTVKP, encoded by the coding sequence ATGAGCCTGGCGATTGTTAAAACGCGCAGTGCTTTAGGCATTGACGCACAACCCGTCTCGGTAGAAGTTCACTTATCCAACGGCCTACCTGCTTTTACTATCGTGGGACTGGCAGAAACCGCCGTAAAAGAAAGCAAAGATCGCGTACGAAGCGCTATTATTAATAGTCAGTTTGACTTCCCATGTCGGAAAATCACCGTCAATCTTGCGCCTGCTGATTTGCCAAAAACAGGTGGTGGATTTGATTTACCTATTGCCATTGGAATCCTAGCAGCGTCAGGTCAAATTCCTCTGCATACATTAGACTCTCATGAATTTATTGCCGAACTGGCACTGAATGGTAACCTGCGAGGGATATCAGCAATTATTCCAATCGTACTTGCCTCGCAGCGTGACCAACATCAACTGATTATTGCTCATGCAAATGGAAAAGAAGCTTCTCTTGCCGGGCAAAGCTATGTAAAAACAGCCGACAACTTACGTGCCGTCTGCGGTTATTTGAGCCAGGACATTCCATTGCATGACTTACCAGAAAGACCAAAAATCGAACGAGAGGATGAGCATTTAGACTGGTCAGACATCAAAGGCCAGGCGCATGCAAAGCGCGCCCTGGAAATTGCAGCTTGTGGTGGGCATAGTATTTTACTCAGTGGTCCGCCTGGAAGTGGAAAAACCATGCTGGCCACCCGCTTTCGCACGTTGCTTCCGGCATTATCTGAATCGCAAGCCTTAGAATGCGCAGCGATTCGCTCCATCCGTGGACGCACACCCGATTTTTCCAATTGGCGTCAACCTCCTTTCCGGGCACCCCATCATACTGCCTCGCCAGTTGCCTTGGTCGGAGGGGGCAATCCACCCACGCCTGGTGAAATCTCACTTGCTCATCATGGTGTATTATTTCTTGATGAATTGCCAGAATTTCATCGTCAAGTCCTGGAAACCCTACGTGAACCGCTGGAATCGGGTCATATATGCATTTCCAGAGCCGCAATCCAAACCGAATTTCCCGCACGCTTTCAATTGCTGGCTGCCATGAATCCCTGTCCCTGTGGTCAATGGGGAAATCCAAAAGCAACCTGTCTATGCACACCTGACCGAATTAGCCGTTACCTTGCTAAACTCTCCGGACCTTTACTGGATCGCATTGATTTGCAAGTCAATGTCCAGGCTCTTTCTGAAGAAGAATTAGTTAAACCAAATCAAACCACTGCCAAAGAAAGCGCAAAAATAAGAAAAATCGTAGAAGATATTCGCCGACATCAAATGGCAAGACAGGGGTGCATCAATGCGGCACTCAATACTAAAGACTGTGAAGCAGTTTGTCTCTTAGGAAATAAAGAACAAGAATTTTTAAGTAAAACCATGAAGCACTTTAAATTATCTGCGCGAGCTTTTCATCGGCTTCTTAAGGTAGCGCGAACCATTACCGATATGCGATATGGAGAGCGGGTTGAATTATCAGACTTACAACAAGCGTTATCATTTAAACAAACCGTTAAGCCATAA
- a CDS encoding EVE domain-containing protein — MTHYWLMKSEPSCFSIDDLQNAPKQTTPWDGVRNYQARNFMRDQMNIGDLVFFYHSNCNPPGIVGIAEIVSSAYPDYTAFDPNSEHPDPNSTPEHPRWFMVDIRFKEKFPEIIPLNTLKYHPELGSMPLLRKGNRLSVMPVSAQAWNFINQKLR, encoded by the coding sequence ATGACCCATTATTGGTTAATGAAATCTGAGCCATCTTGTTTCAGCATTGATGATTTGCAGAATGCTCCCAAGCAAACAACCCCCTGGGATGGAGTACGTAATTATCAAGCTCGAAACTTCATGCGTGATCAAATGAACATTGGCGATTTGGTCTTTTTTTATCATTCAAATTGCAATCCTCCTGGTATTGTAGGCATTGCGGAAATTGTAAGTTCTGCCTATCCTGATTACACCGCGTTTGATCCTAATAGCGAGCATCCGGATCCCAACAGCACGCCTGAACACCCAAGGTGGTTTATGGTGGATATTCGTTTTAAAGAAAAATTTCCGGAAATCATTCCCTTAAATACACTCAAATACCACCCTGAATTAGGCAGCATGCCGTTGCTGCGCAAGGGCAATCGTTTATCCGTTATGCCTGTCAGCGCCCAAGCGTGGAATTTTATAAACCAGAAATTACGATAA
- a CDS encoding CopG family ribbon-helix-helix protein, which translates to MKVRLDKLAEITHRSKSFLASEAINEYLKVQEWQLIEIKKGIAEADEGQLIDHESILKFWENKIK; encoded by the coding sequence ATGAAAGTTCGTTTAGATAAGTTGGCTGAAATTACTCATCGTAGCAAATCTTTCTTGGCCTCCGAAGCAATAAATGAATATCTTAAGGTTCAAGAATGGCAGCTTATTGAAATTAAAAAAGGTATTGCAGAGGCAGATGAAGGTCAACTAATAGACCATGAAAGCATCCTTAAGTTCTGGGAGAACAAGATAAAGTGA
- the ruvX gene encoding Holliday junction resolvase RuvX yields MREGVFLGFDFGYKRIGVAVGQRLTGSASPLATVEAKQGVPNWDTIQKLINEWRPAGLVVGLPTTIDDGELYTTKASKTFASHLKQRFSLPVYLVDERLSTVEARAHLFAQGGYRKIKQTEIDSIAACIILEQWLQHPEIKSNSF; encoded by the coding sequence ATGCGTGAAGGCGTTTTTTTAGGGTTTGATTTTGGCTATAAACGCATTGGTGTGGCAGTCGGCCAGCGCTTGACTGGTAGTGCTTCTCCTTTGGCTACGGTAGAAGCAAAGCAAGGAGTCCCTAATTGGGATACTATTCAAAAATTAATTAACGAATGGCGTCCTGCTGGCTTGGTAGTCGGTTTACCAACGACCATTGATGATGGTGAGCTTTACACAACCAAGGCCAGTAAGACGTTCGCCTCTCACCTTAAGCAACGTTTTTCTCTTCCGGTATATCTTGTCGATGAACGTTTATCCACCGTGGAAGCTCGCGCACATTTATTTGCGCAAGGCGGGTATCGTAAAATCAAACAGACAGAAATTGATAGCATTGCTGCCTGTATTATTTTGGAACAATGGTTACAGCATCCAGAAATTAAAAGTAACTCATTTTAG
- a CDS encoding aspartate carbamoyltransferase catalytic subunit — protein MQISQLSRQEAERLIERALIFKNHGRFPTYAQHTVANLFYENSTRTRVSFELAAKHLKMPVVNLDLQSSSEKKGEVIEDTIKTLAAMGISLMVIRHAKDGLPQSLAAQCGDMIQIINAGDGRHAHPSQAMLDMMTIMELKPYLERLKIAIIGDIRHSRVANSMQTLCSLMGVGELIFVAPEILQPHSVEFGHVTSSLQDGIKDADVVMCLRVQRERLSASEHLDVETYRRDYALTRDTLAYAKTDAIVMHPGPMNRGIEIDNDVADGPQSVILRQVGNGVFMRMAIFDLLCKAA, from the coding sequence TTGCAAATCAGTCAATTGTCTCGGCAAGAAGCAGAGCGCTTGATAGAGCGTGCTCTGATCTTTAAAAACCATGGCCGTTTTCCCACTTATGCGCAGCATACGGTCGCTAATCTTTTTTATGAAAACAGCACTCGTACACGGGTGAGCTTTGAGCTTGCTGCTAAACACCTGAAGATGCCAGTGGTTAATCTGGATTTACAAAGTTCTTCGGAAAAGAAAGGTGAGGTTATCGAAGACACGATAAAAACGCTGGCTGCTATGGGTATTTCACTGATGGTTATTCGCCATGCAAAAGATGGTTTGCCGCAATCATTGGCTGCCCAATGCGGCGATATGATTCAAATCATCAATGCCGGGGATGGCCGGCATGCTCATCCTAGTCAAGCCATGTTGGATATGATGACGATTATGGAGCTTAAACCATACTTAGAACGGTTGAAAATTGCCATTATTGGCGATATTCGCCATTCGCGTGTTGCCAATTCCATGCAGACACTCTGTTCCTTGATGGGTGTTGGTGAATTGATTTTTGTTGCCCCCGAGATTTTGCAGCCTCATTCAGTGGAGTTTGGGCATGTCACTTCGTCATTACAGGATGGCATAAAAGACGCCGATGTAGTGATGTGTTTGCGAGTACAACGCGAGCGTTTATCCGCCTCGGAGCATCTTGATGTGGAGACTTATCGTCGTGATTATGCTTTGACCAGGGACACATTAGCTTATGCTAAAACCGATGCTATTGTGATGCATCCTGGTCCGATGAATCGCGGTATTGAAATCGATAATGACGTAGCGGACGGCCCTCAATCCGTTATTTTGCGACAAGTCGGCAATGGTGTATTCATGCGTATGGCCATTTTTGACTTATTATGTAAAGCAGCCTAG
- a CDS encoding Hpt domain-containing protein produces the protein MNAVLTKPLTIKSCTDIVDAFIPGRHKEETSQNNEHYLSDLPEQEEELFNLSEFPTLDIEEGIKTTGNKSMLADMLTFMINDSLPKDLALMKAAYESHNWDKTQQLAHKIKGGAVYVGTIKIKMACQFLERYWKSGQRDLFEKLYQQAVTTIEESMQEIKRWLENQ, from the coding sequence ATGAACGCCGTCTTAACCAAACCGCTCACTATAAAAAGCTGTACGGATATCGTCGATGCCTTTATTCCAGGACGACACAAAGAAGAAACATCACAAAATAATGAGCATTATTTATCTGATTTACCAGAACAAGAGGAAGAATTGTTTAATTTATCCGAGTTTCCAACCCTAGACATTGAAGAAGGAATTAAAACCACAGGCAATAAATCCATGTTAGCTGACATGTTAACCTTCATGATTAATGATTCATTGCCAAAGGATTTAGCTCTGATGAAAGCCGCTTATGAATCCCATAATTGGGACAAAACCCAACAACTTGCTCATAAAATTAAAGGAGGTGCCGTATACGTTGGCACCATTAAAATCAAAATGGCTTGTCAGTTCCTTGAGCGTTACTGGAAATCAGGTCAACGTGACTTATTTGAAAAACTGTATCAGCAAGCTGTGACCACGATTGAAGAAAGCATGCAAGAAATAAAACGTTGGCTAGAAAATCAATAA
- a CDS encoding YqgE/AlgH family protein, which translates to MASNTSLANHLLIAMPSLRDPNFKRAVIYVCEHHVQGTVGLIINRPMEYPLGMVFNQLHIEPRCVERNDMPLLFGGPIQPDRGFVIHRPFGEWRSSLALRDDVTVTTSNDIIRAIADDHGPKDVLVTLGYVGWGENQLEQEMLDNVWLVCPCTPELLYEVPFEERWEYAGLSIGVNMNQLTSSVGHA; encoded by the coding sequence ATGGCATCCAATACTTCCTTGGCGAATCATTTATTGATTGCAATGCCCTCCTTACGCGACCCTAATTTCAAGAGGGCAGTGATTTATGTTTGTGAACACCATGTTCAAGGCACAGTGGGGCTTATTATAAACCGTCCTATGGAGTATCCTTTGGGTATGGTTTTTAATCAGTTGCATATTGAACCAAGGTGTGTTGAACGAAATGATATGCCATTATTATTTGGTGGGCCAATCCAGCCGGACCGAGGCTTTGTTATTCATCGTCCTTTTGGTGAATGGCGTTCAAGTTTGGCTTTGCGTGATGATGTGACGGTGACGACTTCAAATGATATCATCCGTGCAATTGCCGATGATCATGGACCAAAAGATGTGCTGGTTACCTTAGGTTATGTCGGTTGGGGTGAAAATCAATTGGAACAGGAAATGCTTGATAACGTTTGGCTGGTTTGTCCTTGCACGCCGGAATTATTATATGAAGTTCCTTTTGAAGAGCGCTGGGAATATGCGGGTTTAAGCATCGGTGTCAATATGAATCAATTAACGTCCAGTGTGGGTCATGCGTGA
- a CDS encoding 5-formyltetrahydrofolate cyclo-ligase: MADQFKEALRQTYRLIRKNLPHAYKQAAAKKICTQIRALKEYRYAKRIALYHAIHGEVNLNSLWKSAPLQGKYCYFPILREDLSLLFLPATPATHFYENRYGIQEPHGSLDEVLRPDELDIIFMPLVAFDERGTRLGMGAGYYDRTLAKYKARLLIGVAYDFQRLPFIEAQPWDVPLSAIITDRTIYWSKI, encoded by the coding sequence ATGGCTGACCAATTCAAAGAAGCACTGAGACAGACTTATCGCTTAATACGTAAAAATCTCCCACACGCTTACAAGCAAGCTGCTGCAAAAAAAATATGCACGCAAATTCGCGCACTAAAAGAGTATCGTTATGCCAAGCGCATCGCTCTATATCACGCTATTCACGGTGAAGTTAATTTAAACAGCTTATGGAAATCTGCGCCTTTACAAGGCAAATATTGTTATTTCCCTATCCTTAGGGAAGATTTGAGCTTGTTATTCCTTCCAGCAACACCCGCAACTCACTTTTATGAAAACCGTTATGGCATTCAAGAACCGCATGGCAGCCTTGATGAGGTTTTAAGACCCGATGAGCTTGATATTATTTTTATGCCACTTGTTGCATTTGACGAACGAGGTACACGCTTAGGCATGGGGGCTGGCTACTATGATCGAACGTTAGCAAAATATAAGGCCCGCCTTTTAATAGGCGTGGCCTACGATTTTCAGCGTCTTCCCTTCATCGAGGCGCAACCTTGGGATGTACCGTTATCAGCCATCATAACTGACCGCACAATATACTGGAGTAAAATATGA
- a CDS encoding PA3496 family putative envelope integrity protein, whose translation MSELYDDEEEKELIAEDEFIETEEIILDDPNRPPSDARKRLENLLEEKRLRDELEDFLDY comes from the coding sequence ATGAGCGAACTATATGATGATGAAGAAGAAAAAGAATTGATTGCAGAAGATGAGTTTATAGAAACGGAGGAGATCATTTTAGACGATCCTAATCGTCCTCCTTCTGATGCTCGCAAGCGTTTGGAAAACTTATTGGAAGAGAAGCGATTGCGTGATGAGCTAGAGGATTTTCTTGACTATTAA
- a CDS encoding ATP-binding protein, with amino-acid sequence MDLNFILQHAAGNLYWKDKEGRYLGANQAFIKLAGLNQISDLVGKTDRDLFASVMSSEKLSLLEETDRRIMTSGIEESLKEEGIDANGCPAFYMTKKIPIRDEKGEVIGLMGTSLDITKELQADIARTEFLENMRHDIRTPLTGIVGFADIIKIEANSPQLREYADNLVASSHALLHLLDEVLEAIRVSSGEIPKLKKKFNLEKSLQNVIELNRAKAAQKKLTLSLDVDAAIPTYVLGDKVRFHRIALELIANALNFTDIGFVKLSVKLAKRHHRELILKLVVKDSGIGIPKEKQQEIYVQFKRLTPSYQGIYKGAGLGLSVIKQFIDDLDGEIYVESEPKKGTRFTCVIPLQEPLLDDDLGIDEDMEKAIDHPYEMTYTEQIKPTISKAAARSFQVLVVEDNVIAQTVAKSILAQLDCDTDIAETGKKAVELWKQGHYDLMFMDIGLPDIDGYEVTRLIRVQELAKNTHVPIIALTAHAGDEIKNAALMQA; translated from the coding sequence ATGGATTTAAATTTCATCTTACAACATGCTGCCGGCAATCTTTATTGGAAAGATAAAGAAGGACGATACCTAGGCGCTAATCAAGCATTCATTAAACTTGCTGGGTTAAATCAAATTTCTGATCTAGTTGGTAAAACGGATCGTGACCTATTTGCCTCTGTCATGAGCAGTGAAAAACTGTCCCTCCTAGAGGAAACTGATCGCCGTATTATGACCTCCGGTATTGAAGAAAGCCTTAAAGAAGAGGGTATTGATGCAAATGGCTGTCCTGCTTTCTATATGACAAAAAAAATTCCAATACGTGATGAAAAAGGCGAAGTCATTGGATTAATGGGTACATCCTTAGACATTACTAAAGAGTTACAGGCTGATATTGCTCGCACCGAATTTCTCGAAAACATGCGCCATGACATTCGAACCCCTTTAACAGGCATTGTTGGTTTTGCGGATATTATCAAGATAGAAGCCAATAGCCCGCAATTACGAGAGTATGCGGATAATTTAGTTGCCTCAAGCCATGCTCTTCTTCATTTGCTGGATGAAGTACTTGAAGCCATTCGTGTCAGCTCAGGTGAAATTCCAAAACTTAAGAAAAAATTTAATCTGGAAAAATCGTTACAGAATGTCATTGAATTGAATCGTGCAAAAGCTGCACAAAAAAAATTGACGCTCTCACTAGATGTTGATGCCGCTATTCCAACCTATGTGCTTGGAGATAAAGTACGTTTTCACCGGATTGCGCTAGAACTCATCGCCAATGCACTAAATTTTACTGATATTGGATTTGTTAAACTATCAGTGAAGCTTGCAAAACGCCATCATAGGGAATTGATTCTTAAATTAGTAGTAAAAGACTCAGGGATTGGCATCCCTAAAGAGAAACAACAAGAAATTTATGTACAATTCAAACGACTTACTCCTTCCTATCAAGGTATTTACAAAGGAGCCGGACTCGGTCTTTCCGTGATAAAACAGTTTATTGATGATCTGGATGGCGAAATTTATGTAGAAAGTGAGCCTAAGAAAGGTACACGCTTCACCTGTGTTATACCCTTACAAGAACCTCTTCTGGATGATGATTTAGGTATTGATGAAGACATGGAAAAAGCCATTGACCATCCTTATGAAATGACTTATACGGAGCAAATAAAACCTACCATCAGCAAAGCTGCTGCAAGATCCTTCCAAGTTTTAGTGGTAGAAGATAATGTCATCGCACAAACAGTTGCCAAATCAATTCTCGCTCAATTAGATTGTGACACCGATATAGCCGAAACAGGTAAAAAAGCGGTTGAACTATGGAAACAGGGCCATTATGACTTAATGTTCATGGACATTGGCCTGCCCGATATAGACGGTTATGAAGTGACTCGCCTGATTCGTGTGCAAGAATTAGCAAAAAACACCCATGTCCCAATCATAGCACTCACCGCTCATGCGGGTGATGAAATAAAAAACGCTGCATTGATGCAGGCATGA
- a CDS encoding type II toxin-antitoxin system mRNA interferase toxin, RelE/StbE family: protein MRIKWTKGAKNNLNQIEDYIAQDNPKAAVDIIIKIITAVGMLSENPALGRTGRIFDTRELIINGTPFIVPYRIKSEQIEILRVLHSSMKWPDSM, encoded by the coding sequence GTGAGAATCAAATGGACTAAAGGCGCAAAAAATAATTTAAATCAAATCGAAGACTATATTGCACAGGATAATCCCAAAGCAGCAGTTGATATAATAATAAAAATCATTACGGCGGTTGGAATGCTTTCTGAGAACCCCGCTCTGGGCAGAACAGGTCGAATTTTTGACACGCGCGAATTAATAATTAATGGAACTCCATTTATTGTTCCTTACAGGATTAAATCAGAGCAAATTGAAATATTAAGAGTATTACATAGCTCAATGAAATGGCCAGACTCTATGTAG
- a CDS encoding FMN-binding glutamate synthase family protein — MVFIISLYLWDRTQKKHTILRNFPVIGHFRYIGEYLGEYLRQYFFAGDREELPFNRAERSWVYRAAKNVDTTIGFGSTRPLHNTGTVYFVSAPFPPLARNKATIRPLTIGPKCRKPYTSSHIFNISAMSYGAISKPAILALGKGAKMAGCWLNTGEGGVSPYHLEYGCDIIAQIGTAKYGFRDATGHLSDERLRKMAEEDAIKMFEIKLSQGAKPGKGGILPAIKVTEEIANIRGIPIHTDSISPNRHTDISNVEELLDVTEHIRNITGKPVGYKFVLGSYEWLHELCLSIHRRGIDYAPDFIALDSADGGTGASPQGLMDYMGIPIQESLPRLVDILTLYNLRERIKVIASGKLITPADVTWALCAGADFVNSARGFMLALGCIQAMKCHNNTCPTGITTHNTRLQRGLVVEDKAERVYHYANNMAHEVAILCHSCGVDEPRQLQRKHARIVREDGFSVSLAEIFPDQQPLEEYR, encoded by the coding sequence ATGGTATTTATCATAAGCCTATACCTTTGGGATAGAACACAGAAAAAACATACGATATTACGAAACTTCCCGGTCATTGGCCATTTTCGCTATATTGGTGAATATTTAGGTGAGTATTTACGACAATATTTCTTCGCCGGGGATCGTGAAGAATTGCCTTTTAATCGCGCAGAACGCAGCTGGGTTTATCGCGCCGCTAAAAACGTAGATACCACCATTGGATTTGGTTCAACTCGACCATTGCATAATACTGGTACGGTTTATTTTGTCAGTGCGCCTTTTCCTCCGCTGGCTAGAAATAAAGCTACCATACGTCCCTTAACCATTGGCCCAAAATGCAGAAAACCCTATACGTCTTCTCATATTTTTAATATTTCCGCCATGAGCTATGGCGCTATATCTAAACCCGCTATCTTGGCTCTGGGCAAAGGGGCAAAAATGGCCGGCTGCTGGCTCAATACTGGCGAAGGAGGTGTTTCACCTTACCATTTAGAATATGGCTGCGACATCATTGCCCAGATTGGTACAGCTAAATACGGGTTTCGCGACGCAACCGGGCATCTTTCTGACGAACGTCTACGCAAAATGGCCGAGGAAGATGCCATCAAAATGTTTGAAATAAAACTAAGTCAGGGAGCGAAACCAGGGAAAGGAGGTATTTTGCCAGCCATTAAAGTCACGGAAGAAATTGCAAACATTCGAGGTATCCCCATTCATACAGATTCAATCAGCCCTAATCGCCATACCGACATTAGCAATGTAGAAGAATTACTGGACGTTACGGAACACATCCGCAACATTACCGGAAAACCCGTGGGATATAAATTTGTGTTAGGCAGTTATGAATGGCTTCATGAGCTTTGCCTAAGTATTCATAGGCGCGGAATAGACTATGCACCCGATTTCATTGCTCTGGATAGCGCCGACGGTGGCACTGGGGCTTCGCCGCAGGGCCTCATGGATTACATGGGCATTCCAATTCAAGAATCCCTCCCCCGATTGGTTGATATATTAACACTTTACAATTTACGCGAACGAATCAAGGTCATTGCCAGCGGAAAACTCATCACCCCAGCGGACGTCACTTGGGCTCTTTGCGCTGGTGCAGATTTCGTTAATTCCGCACGTGGATTCATGCTGGCTTTAGGTTGTATTCAAGCGATGAAATGCCATAATAATACTTGTCCTACCGGCATAACCACCCATAATACGCGCCTACAGCGCGGCCTAGTTGTCGAAGATAAAGCCGAGCGTGTCTACCACTATGCCAATAACATGGCTCATGAAGTCGCTATTCTTTGTCATTCGTGCGGCGTAGATGAACCCAGACAATTACAACGCAAACATGCAAGAATTGTAAGAGAAGACGGTTTTTCTGTTTCATTGGCAGAAATCTTTCCTGATCAGCAGCCTTTAGAAGAATACAGATGA
- the ubiK gene encoding ubiquinone biosynthesis accessory factor UbiK, with protein sequence MVELSQFEELAKKLSAALPASVQNFENEIQQKFREILQSAFVRMDLVTREEFDVQLKVLARTREKVDSLQKQIDALLSEHKDDNALT encoded by the coding sequence ATGGTTGAACTCAGCCAATTTGAAGAGCTGGCAAAAAAGCTTTCCGCTGCTTTACCCGCCAGTGTACAAAATTTTGAAAATGAGATTCAACAAAAATTCCGAGAAATATTGCAATCTGCATTTGTCCGGATGGATTTGGTCACTCGTGAAGAATTTGATGTTCAGCTCAAAGTGCTGGCACGTACTCGCGAAAAAGTTGATTCCTTGCAAAAGCAAATTGACGCATTGCTTTCTGAACATAAAGACGATAATGCTTTGACCTAA
- a CDS encoding GNAT family N-acetyltransferase: MICDLSTTDFDELINVWEQSVRATHHFLKEHDLQEIKQQILSVYFDAVELKGFKGDNGKILGFSGVTEQKLEMLFVLPNAQGQGVGSSLCRHALEQQKVSLVDVNEQNLRAIKFYKKMGFKKVGRSSLDGEGRPYPVLHLLKE; the protein is encoded by the coding sequence ATGATTTGTGATCTTTCAACCACTGATTTTGATGAATTGATTAATGTGTGGGAGCAATCTGTTCGTGCTACCCATCATTTTTTAAAAGAGCATGACCTTCAAGAAATTAAGCAACAAATATTATCTGTCTATTTTGATGCGGTTGAATTGAAAGGTTTTAAAGGCGATAACGGAAAAATTCTTGGCTTCTCAGGTGTTACTGAGCAAAAGTTGGAAATGCTTTTTGTGCTGCCAAACGCACAGGGGCAGGGCGTTGGATCTTCTCTATGTCGGCATGCACTTGAGCAGCAGAAAGTCAGTCTTGTTGATGTAAATGAGCAAAATTTACGGGCAATAAAATTTTATAAAAAAATGGGGTTTAAAAAGGTAGGGCGTTCCAGTCTTGATGGTGAAGGTAGGCCATATCCCGTATTGCATCTGTTGAAGGAATAA